From the genome of Argentina anserina chromosome 4, drPotAnse1.1, whole genome shotgun sequence, one region includes:
- the LOC126789977 gene encoding nucleolin 1-like isoform X3, whose product MGKSSKKSATKVEAAPAAVVPVSKSGKKGKREAENEIGKAVSAKKQKRDEAVAQAIQKTKVEAKTPKKKKEETSSSEDESATSSEDEKPAPKAKTVAPPKKQAIASKKEDSSSSESSDSDEDEKQAAKTAKNGTVAKKTESSDSSDSSDEEEVPKSKATKLPQVAAKNGKKKEESSSSDSSDDEDDAETPAKVTAPVKKVVAPPAKKADSSSSEDESDDESKNAKPAAKSPQPSKGDTESESESDSDEDDDEPQTNKPKAEVPAKAAQKESSSEEESDEDSSDDESEEEAKTPKKKDSDVEMVDAQAPSEKKAPKTPASADTSSSKTLFVGNLSFNIEQSDVEAFFKDVGQVVDVRFSSDPDGRFKGFGHVEFATAEEARKAVELNGSDLLGRAVKLDMARERPERGTYTPHSGKESNSYQKGEQGQSQTIFVRGFDTSHGEDEIRSALEGHFASCGAITRVSIPKDYETGGPKGMAYMDFSDADALSKALELDQSDLGKGCYLTVQPAKPRGDFGDRNSNPRFGDRDSRGGRRGGRFDSGGRRGGRFDSGGRRGGRDSGGRRGGRGRGPSLAAPGTGKKTTFNDED is encoded by the exons ATGGGCAAGTCAAGCAAGAAATCAGCCACCAAA GTGGAAGCAGCTCCTGCTGCTGTTGTTCCAGTCTCCAAGTCCGGCAAGAAAG GGAAGAGGGAAGCCGAGAATGAAATTGGGAAGGCAGTGAGTGCGAAGAAGCAGAAGAGAGACGAGGCCGTAGCTCAGGCCATCCAAAAGACAAAGGTCGAAGCGAAGAcgccaaagaagaagaaggaggagacTAGTAGTAGTGAAGATGAGTCTGCCACTTCATCCGAGGATGAGAAG CCTGCTCCCAAAGCCAAAACTGTAGCTCCTCCTAAAAAGCAGGCTATAGCCtccaagaaggaagattccAGCAGCTCTGAATCATCTGATTCTGACGAGGATGAA AAACAGGCTGCTAAAACTGCTAAAAATGGGACAGTTGCTAAGAAAACCGAGTCTTCTGACAGTTCAGATTCTTCAGATGAGGAGGAA GTTCCTAAATCCAAAGCCACGAAATTACCTCAAGTTGCAGCTAAGAATGGCAAGAAGAAAGAGGAATCCAGCTCCTCAGATTCTagtgatgatgaggatgatgct GAAACTCCTGCTAAGGTAACTGCACCTGTGAAGAAGGTTGTTGCACCTCCTGCGAAGAAGGCTGATTCCAGCAGCTCTGAAGATGAATCGGATGATGAG tCAAAGAATGCTAAACCTGCTGCTAAAAGTCCTCAACCATCCAAGGGTGATACTGAAAGTGAAAGTGAAAGTGACtctgatgaagatgatgatgagccACAAACTAACAAACCGAAGGCAGAG GTCCCTGCTAAAGCTGCCCAAAAGGAAAGTAGTTCTGAAGAAGAAAGTGATGAGGACAGTTCAGATGACGAATCAGAGGAAGAGGCAAAGACCCCAAAGAAAAAG GACTCAGATGTAGAGATGGTAGATGCCCAAGCTCCATCAGAAAAGAAAGCT CCTAAAACTCCTGCTTCTGCCGATACATCGTCTTCTAAAACTTTGTTTGTTGGCAATCTATCATTCAACATTGAACAAAGTGATGT GGAAGCTTTCTTCAAGGATGTTGGCCAAGTTGTTGATGTCCGTTTCTCCTCTGATCCAGATGGAAGGTTCAAAGGATTTGGACACGTAGAGTTTGCTACTGCAGAAGAAGCACGAAAG GCTGTGGAACTTAATGGTTCAGATCTGTTGGGTCGTGCTGTAAAACTTGATATGGCCCGTGAAAGGCCTGAAAGGGGTACCTATACTCCTCACAGCGG CAAAGAGAGCAACTCATATCAGAAGGGTGAACAGGGCCAGTCTCAGACAATATTCGTACGAGGATTCGATACAAGCCATGGGGAGGATGAG ATCCGAAGTGCCCTGGAAGGCCATTTTGCTTCATGTGGAGCGATCACTCGGGTGTCCATCCCAAAAGATTATGAAACTGGCGGCCCCAAGGG GATGGCTTACATGGACTTTTCAGATGCTGATGCTCTCAGCAAGGCCCTCGAGCTTGATCAAAGTGATCTTGGAAAAGGCTGTTATTTGACTGTCCAACCTGCCAAACCTAGAGGTGATTTTGGTGACAGGAATTCCAATCCTCGCTTTGGTGATAGAGATTCTCGTGGTGGCCGTCGTGGTGGCCGTTTCGATAGTGGTGGCCGTCGTGGTGGCCGTTTTGATAGTGGTGGCCGTCGCGGTGGTAGGGATTCTGGTGGTAGGCGTGGAGGCAGAGGCAGAGGCCCTAGCCTAGCTGCTCCTGGAACAG GGAAAAAGACCACCTTCAATGACGAGGATTAG
- the LOC126789977 gene encoding nucleolin 1-like isoform X1, which produces MGKSSKKSATKVEAAPAAVVPVSKSGKKGKREAENEIGKAVSAKKQKRDEAVAQAIQKTKVEAKTPKKKKEETSSSEDESATSSEDEKPAPKAKTVAPPKKQAIASKKEDSSSSESSDSDEDEKQAAKTAKNGTVAKKTESSDSSDSSDEEEVPKSKATKLPQVAAKNGKKKEESSSSDSSDDEDDAETPAKVTAPVKKVVAPPAKKADSSSSEDESDDEQENSDDSSDDSEEEKSKNAKPAAKSPQPSKGDTESESESDSDEDDDEPQTNKPKAEVPAKAAQKESSSEEESDEDSSDDESEEEAKTPKKKDSDVEMVDAQAPSEKKAPKTPASADTSSSKTLFVGNLSFNIEQSDVEAFFKDVGQVVDVRFSSDPDGRFKGFGHVEFATAEEARKAVELNGSDLLGRAVKLDMARERPERGTYTPHSGKESNSYQKGEQGQSQTIFVRGFDTSHGEDEIRSALEGHFASCGAITRVSIPKDYETGGPKGMAYMDFSDADALSKALELDQSDLGKGCYLTVQPAKPRGDFGDRNSNPRFGDRDSRGGRRGGRFDSGGRRGGRFDSGGRRGGRDSGGRRGGRGRGPSLAAPGTGKKTTFNDED; this is translated from the exons ATGGGCAAGTCAAGCAAGAAATCAGCCACCAAA GTGGAAGCAGCTCCTGCTGCTGTTGTTCCAGTCTCCAAGTCCGGCAAGAAAG GGAAGAGGGAAGCCGAGAATGAAATTGGGAAGGCAGTGAGTGCGAAGAAGCAGAAGAGAGACGAGGCCGTAGCTCAGGCCATCCAAAAGACAAAGGTCGAAGCGAAGAcgccaaagaagaagaaggaggagacTAGTAGTAGTGAAGATGAGTCTGCCACTTCATCCGAGGATGAGAAG CCTGCTCCCAAAGCCAAAACTGTAGCTCCTCCTAAAAAGCAGGCTATAGCCtccaagaaggaagattccAGCAGCTCTGAATCATCTGATTCTGACGAGGATGAA AAACAGGCTGCTAAAACTGCTAAAAATGGGACAGTTGCTAAGAAAACCGAGTCTTCTGACAGTTCAGATTCTTCAGATGAGGAGGAA GTTCCTAAATCCAAAGCCACGAAATTACCTCAAGTTGCAGCTAAGAATGGCAAGAAGAAAGAGGAATCCAGCTCCTCAGATTCTagtgatgatgaggatgatgct GAAACTCCTGCTAAGGTAACTGCACCTGTGAAGAAGGTTGTTGCACCTCCTGCGAAGAAGGCTGATTCCAGCAGCTCTGAAGATGAATCGGATGATGAG CAGGAAAACAGTGATGACTCATCTGATGATTCAGAGGAAGAAAAG tCAAAGAATGCTAAACCTGCTGCTAAAAGTCCTCAACCATCCAAGGGTGATACTGAAAGTGAAAGTGAAAGTGACtctgatgaagatgatgatgagccACAAACTAACAAACCGAAGGCAGAG GTCCCTGCTAAAGCTGCCCAAAAGGAAAGTAGTTCTGAAGAAGAAAGTGATGAGGACAGTTCAGATGACGAATCAGAGGAAGAGGCAAAGACCCCAAAGAAAAAG GACTCAGATGTAGAGATGGTAGATGCCCAAGCTCCATCAGAAAAGAAAGCT CCTAAAACTCCTGCTTCTGCCGATACATCGTCTTCTAAAACTTTGTTTGTTGGCAATCTATCATTCAACATTGAACAAAGTGATGT GGAAGCTTTCTTCAAGGATGTTGGCCAAGTTGTTGATGTCCGTTTCTCCTCTGATCCAGATGGAAGGTTCAAAGGATTTGGACACGTAGAGTTTGCTACTGCAGAAGAAGCACGAAAG GCTGTGGAACTTAATGGTTCAGATCTGTTGGGTCGTGCTGTAAAACTTGATATGGCCCGTGAAAGGCCTGAAAGGGGTACCTATACTCCTCACAGCGG CAAAGAGAGCAACTCATATCAGAAGGGTGAACAGGGCCAGTCTCAGACAATATTCGTACGAGGATTCGATACAAGCCATGGGGAGGATGAG ATCCGAAGTGCCCTGGAAGGCCATTTTGCTTCATGTGGAGCGATCACTCGGGTGTCCATCCCAAAAGATTATGAAACTGGCGGCCCCAAGGG GATGGCTTACATGGACTTTTCAGATGCTGATGCTCTCAGCAAGGCCCTCGAGCTTGATCAAAGTGATCTTGGAAAAGGCTGTTATTTGACTGTCCAACCTGCCAAACCTAGAGGTGATTTTGGTGACAGGAATTCCAATCCTCGCTTTGGTGATAGAGATTCTCGTGGTGGCCGTCGTGGTGGCCGTTTCGATAGTGGTGGCCGTCGTGGTGGCCGTTTTGATAGTGGTGGCCGTCGCGGTGGTAGGGATTCTGGTGGTAGGCGTGGAGGCAGAGGCAGAGGCCCTAGCCTAGCTGCTCCTGGAACAG GGAAAAAGACCACCTTCAATGACGAGGATTAG
- the LOC126792323 gene encoding glutamine synthetase nodule isozyme-like, which yields MSSLISDLINLSESTKKITAEYVWIGGSGLDMRSKARTLPGPVTDPAKLPKWNYDGSSTKQAPGEDSEVILYPRAIFKDPFRRGDNILVICDAYTPAGEPIPTNKRAPAAKIFSHPDVAAEEPWFGIEQEYTLLQKDTNWPLGWPVGGFPAPQGPYYCGAGADKSFGRDIVDAHYKACLYAGINISGINAEVMPGQWEFQVGPTVGIAAGDQIWAARYILERITEMAGVVLSLDPKPIPGEWNGAGAHCNYSTKSMRNDGGYEVIKKAIEKLKLKHKEHISAYGEGNERRLTGRCETADIHTFSWGVANRGASVRVGRDTEKEGKGYFEDRRPASNMDPYLVTSMIAETTILNK from the exons ATGTCGTCTCTTATCTCTGATCTCATCAACCTCTCGGAATCCACCAAAAAAATCACTGCCGAATACGTATG GATTGGTGGTTCTGGTTTGGACATGAGAAGCAAAGCAAGA ACTCTTCCCGGGCCGGTGACGGACCCGGCAAAGCTGCCAAAGTGGAACTACGACGGCTCGAGCACAAAGCAAGCTCCGGGAGAGGATAGTGAAGTGATTTTATA TCCCCGGGCTATTTTCAAGGACCCGTTCAGAAGAGGCGACAATATCCTG GTGATATGCGATGCCTATACACCGGCGGGAGAGCCGATCCCGACCAACAAAAGAGCACCAGCTGCTAAGATATTCAGTCACCCCGACGTTGCCGCCGAAGAGCCTTG GTTTGGAATTGAGCAGGAGTACACTCTTCTTCAGAAGGACACAAATTGGCCCCTTGGGTGGCCCGTTGGTGGCTTTCCTGCTCCTCAG GGGCCTTACTACTGTGGTGCAGGAGCAGACAAGTCCTTTGGCCGTGATATAGTCGATGCTCATTATAAGGCCTGCCTCTATGCTGGAATTAATATCAGTGGCATCAATGCTGAGGTTATGCCAGGCCAG TGGGAATTTCAAGTTGGTCCTACAGTTGGTATTGCTGCTGGTGATCAAATATGGGCTGCTCGATACATCCTTGAG AGAATCACAGAAATGGCAGGAGTTGTTCTTTCTTTGGACCCTAAACCAATCCCG GGTGAGTGGAACGGTGCTGGTGCTCACTGTAACTACAG TACCAAGTCAATGAGAAACGATGGCGGATATGAAGTGATCAAAAAGGCTattgaaaaattgaaattgaaacacaaGGAGCACATTTCTGCTTATGGAGAAGGCAACGAGAGGAGACTGACTGGTCGTTGCGAGACTGCTGACATCCACACTTTTAGCTGG GGAGTTGCGAATAGGGGAGCCTCGGTCCGGGTAGGTCGGGATACAGAGAAAGAAGGCAAAG GGTATTTTGAGGACAGAAGGCCGGCATCGAACATGGATCCCTATCTTGTTACTTCGATGATTGCCGAGACCACCATTCTTAACAAGTAG
- the LOC126789977 gene encoding nucleolin 1-like isoform X2, giving the protein MGKSSKKSATKVEAAPAAVVPVSKSGKKGKREAENEIGKAVSAKKQKRDEAVAQAIQKTKVEAKTPKKKKEETSSSEDESATSSEDEKPAPKAKTVAPPKKQAIASKKEDSSSSESSDSDEDEKQAAKTAKNGTVAKKTESSDSSDSSDEEEVPKSKATKLPQVAAKNGKKKEESSSSDSSDDEDDAETPAKVTAPVKKVVAPPAKKADSSSSEDESDDEENSDDSSDDSEEEKSKNAKPAAKSPQPSKGDTESESESDSDEDDDEPQTNKPKAEVPAKAAQKESSSEEESDEDSSDDESEEEAKTPKKKDSDVEMVDAQAPSEKKAPKTPASADTSSSKTLFVGNLSFNIEQSDVEAFFKDVGQVVDVRFSSDPDGRFKGFGHVEFATAEEARKAVELNGSDLLGRAVKLDMARERPERGTYTPHSGKESNSYQKGEQGQSQTIFVRGFDTSHGEDEIRSALEGHFASCGAITRVSIPKDYETGGPKGMAYMDFSDADALSKALELDQSDLGKGCYLTVQPAKPRGDFGDRNSNPRFGDRDSRGGRRGGRFDSGGRRGGRFDSGGRRGGRDSGGRRGGRGRGPSLAAPGTGKKTTFNDED; this is encoded by the exons ATGGGCAAGTCAAGCAAGAAATCAGCCACCAAA GTGGAAGCAGCTCCTGCTGCTGTTGTTCCAGTCTCCAAGTCCGGCAAGAAAG GGAAGAGGGAAGCCGAGAATGAAATTGGGAAGGCAGTGAGTGCGAAGAAGCAGAAGAGAGACGAGGCCGTAGCTCAGGCCATCCAAAAGACAAAGGTCGAAGCGAAGAcgccaaagaagaagaaggaggagacTAGTAGTAGTGAAGATGAGTCTGCCACTTCATCCGAGGATGAGAAG CCTGCTCCCAAAGCCAAAACTGTAGCTCCTCCTAAAAAGCAGGCTATAGCCtccaagaaggaagattccAGCAGCTCTGAATCATCTGATTCTGACGAGGATGAA AAACAGGCTGCTAAAACTGCTAAAAATGGGACAGTTGCTAAGAAAACCGAGTCTTCTGACAGTTCAGATTCTTCAGATGAGGAGGAA GTTCCTAAATCCAAAGCCACGAAATTACCTCAAGTTGCAGCTAAGAATGGCAAGAAGAAAGAGGAATCCAGCTCCTCAGATTCTagtgatgatgaggatgatgct GAAACTCCTGCTAAGGTAACTGCACCTGTGAAGAAGGTTGTTGCACCTCCTGCGAAGAAGGCTGATTCCAGCAGCTCTGAAGATGAATCGGATGATGAG GAAAACAGTGATGACTCATCTGATGATTCAGAGGAAGAAAAG tCAAAGAATGCTAAACCTGCTGCTAAAAGTCCTCAACCATCCAAGGGTGATACTGAAAGTGAAAGTGAAAGTGACtctgatgaagatgatgatgagccACAAACTAACAAACCGAAGGCAGAG GTCCCTGCTAAAGCTGCCCAAAAGGAAAGTAGTTCTGAAGAAGAAAGTGATGAGGACAGTTCAGATGACGAATCAGAGGAAGAGGCAAAGACCCCAAAGAAAAAG GACTCAGATGTAGAGATGGTAGATGCCCAAGCTCCATCAGAAAAGAAAGCT CCTAAAACTCCTGCTTCTGCCGATACATCGTCTTCTAAAACTTTGTTTGTTGGCAATCTATCATTCAACATTGAACAAAGTGATGT GGAAGCTTTCTTCAAGGATGTTGGCCAAGTTGTTGATGTCCGTTTCTCCTCTGATCCAGATGGAAGGTTCAAAGGATTTGGACACGTAGAGTTTGCTACTGCAGAAGAAGCACGAAAG GCTGTGGAACTTAATGGTTCAGATCTGTTGGGTCGTGCTGTAAAACTTGATATGGCCCGTGAAAGGCCTGAAAGGGGTACCTATACTCCTCACAGCGG CAAAGAGAGCAACTCATATCAGAAGGGTGAACAGGGCCAGTCTCAGACAATATTCGTACGAGGATTCGATACAAGCCATGGGGAGGATGAG ATCCGAAGTGCCCTGGAAGGCCATTTTGCTTCATGTGGAGCGATCACTCGGGTGTCCATCCCAAAAGATTATGAAACTGGCGGCCCCAAGGG GATGGCTTACATGGACTTTTCAGATGCTGATGCTCTCAGCAAGGCCCTCGAGCTTGATCAAAGTGATCTTGGAAAAGGCTGTTATTTGACTGTCCAACCTGCCAAACCTAGAGGTGATTTTGGTGACAGGAATTCCAATCCTCGCTTTGGTGATAGAGATTCTCGTGGTGGCCGTCGTGGTGGCCGTTTCGATAGTGGTGGCCGTCGTGGTGGCCGTTTTGATAGTGGTGGCCGTCGCGGTGGTAGGGATTCTGGTGGTAGGCGTGGAGGCAGAGGCAGAGGCCCTAGCCTAGCTGCTCCTGGAACAG GGAAAAAGACCACCTTCAATGACGAGGATTAG